One Candidatus Aminicenantes bacterium genomic window, AATTGGCGTTTTTCAAGGAATTCATAAAGGAATATGCCCCATACTATGGCAGCCAGTACGAAAAACTTGAAAAATCTTTCACCAACCCCGGCAGATTCACGACAATTTACCGGGCGATCAAGCCCGAATCGATCGATTATGCCTTGATGGAAAAACTTCGTGAAGTAGTGATGTTCAAGGCGGAATTTTCATGGAACGATGTCGGGTCGTGGTCTTCGGTCTACGACATGAATGAAAAGGATTCCCTTGGCAACGTCTGCCGTGGCCGGACCATCGTCATCGACACGCGGAATTCGCTCATCTTCTCCTGCGAAAAAAAACCGCTGGCGGTGATCGGCCTGGATCGGGTAGCGGTGATCGACACCGAAGACGGGATTCTGGTCGCTCCCATCGGCCAATTGCAGCAGGTCAAGCAGATCATCCAAATCCTTAAAAAAGAAAAGCGATTAATTTTTACGCCCGGGACAAGAAGTTTAGAAGAATAAAAAGAACGGCAGCAAAATAAAAAAAAGGATGATCCTTTTTCCCGGGAGCGATTGGCTGTCCTTTTTCAAATGCCACAAGCCAAAAGCGGCGCCAAGGACGAAAAGCACGGCCATGGCCGCCCCAGCCAATTCTACAACACCGACGCCGGGCTCCCATTTCAAAAGCTTGAAAAGCCAGTCGAAAGGGACGGAGACAAAAATCATCCGGAAGTTAAAAAGGAAAAAAATCTCGGCATAGTAAAACAAGGCCGTAAACACGACCCGGCCATAAGCGATAGCCGACAGAATAATGACCAGCAGCGGAAGATAAAAATAGATCAGATAAGGAATTTTCAGGTACCTGGATTTTTCCAGCTCCTTGACCACGAATGAAACCGGCAAGGGCTTCCGGGCAACCGGTCCGGAAGCGACTAATTTTTTGGCCAAAACCCCACGCCAGAGCGACCCGCCTGGAGATGCGTTGAAATTTTTCAATGCCACACTTTTTTCGTGCTCCAGGAAAAAAAGCGCGGCGGGAAAAAACGTGATCCGGCTGAAGCCGGCCGGAAGGGCGACAACGACCGGGCCCAGATCGACGAAAGCTTGTTCATCCCTATTCCAAACGGCAAAAATCGCCGGGTGGAAAAAATCGAAAAATCCGAATACCCTGGTCGGCTGGGAGGAATTCCTGAAATAGCCGACAGCGGCGATCTCATCCCGCTTGAAAAGCGAAAAACCGAGCATGGTGTATTCGGGAGACATGAAGACCGGACCCTGGGCCAGTTCCAGGCGGATCACCGTCCACTGCAAGAACAAGTTGAAAAAATGGATCACCAGCAAAAACGCGATCAGAAACAGGATGAAGATAATGGTGGACCCGCTTCGCCGCGGCTTGTGCTTTTTATAAAGCGAAGTAGGCGGAACCGTATTTTCTTTCACGGCGGCGCGAGCTGAAAAACTCCGTTCAGATTCCCAGCAAGTCGTTTTTGAATCCTTCTCCCGGACCCGGTTTCTTGCCGATCCAGCAGGAAAAAAGAGCGTCGGCAAAGGCCTTGTCGCCCAGCACGCCCTTGATATTCCCCTTGACCTTCACTTCGGTCCCGGCTCCCGGGCGATAGGTGAAGACCAGCTTTTCCCCGTCCTTCAAATCCTCCATGAGGCCCGCCAGCGTATCGAACTGCTTTTTCATTTCGGCGGAGTAGCCGGGAGTGTTCGCTTCCAAACCGTCATACCAGGCCTCGTTGATCTTGCCGGCATCGACGCTGCGCAGGAAATGCATGACCGTGCAGCGATAGCCGTCGGCGGCAAGGATTTTTTCGCCGCTCTGTTCTTTTGCCGGCAGGTAGAGCCCGGCCACATAAACCTTGAAAATGATTTTTTTGCGCAGGGCCATGCCGTTGAGGACCAGGGTCTGATTATCGACGGTCAGGGTGTCCGGGAGAGTGATTCCCTTGAGGGTCCCGGCCAACACCGGCGCCACGAACAACAAAATCAATGCCAAACCTATCAAACCGTGACGTTTCATTTTTCCTCCTTCAGTGATGCGACTCATCATATAATGTTAAAAATCAATTGTCAAAATGTCGACGGGGTTACGATATTGCCCACAAGCTGCTGATCAACAAGTTGTCAATAAAATGCCAGACCGATCAATTTTTCAAGTTGAAAAAAAATATATTATAATATCACCGTAGGGAGACAGTCATGAATCAAGAACAATTCACATTAAAGGCCAACCAGGCCGTCCAGGATTGCGTCAGGCTTGCCGCCGAGCACGGCAACCAGGAGATCGTGCCGTTGCATTTGGTCAAAT contains:
- a CDS encoding chalcone isomerase family protein, giving the protein MKRHGLIGLALILLFVAPVLAGTLKGITLPDTLTVDNQTLVLNGMALRKKIIFKVYVAGLYLPAKEQSGEKILAADGYRCTVMHFLRSVDAGKINEAWYDGLEANTPGYSAEMKKQFDTLAGLMEDLKDGEKLVFTYRPGAGTEVKVKGNIKGVLGDKAFADALFSCWIGKKPGPGEGFKNDLLGI